The segment CTACTCCTCCGCGCCGACGAGCGGTCGCCGGATTTCATACCGAGTCATGCGATTCACTTTTTGCGGCAATTCCTTGACCATGCAATCGGCGCGACACGCGGCGATGCTTGCGCCGTAGGGCACCCAAGCGCCTTGGTCGAAGTAGAATGTGTTCTTCGATTCGTCTTCGAGCACCACCACCGCCTTGCCGTATTGGATCGGTGCGGTTTTCACCCATGGCGCGGGCCGTTCCACCGCCGCGGCCGTCTCGGCCACGCGACGCGCCGGACGCCCCGATCGATGCTGCTGTTGCTTGCCGCGACGTCGTTGAGCCATCGACACTCCGTTTGCTGGACCGAAGGGGGGTGAAGAATTGTCGAGCAAGTGCTCGCGTTGCCGGTGTCGAGCCACGAGCCACTACCCTGAGCCACGTGGATCATGGCTTGTGATTCGTGGCTCGGATACAAGGCAGTCGCGCACCAAGGGGCCGAGTGCCGAACCGCGCCGACGACTACCGACGGCCATAGCCGCCGCGCCCGCCACCGCCGCCGCCACGCGGACGATCTTCGCGCGGCCGCGCTTCATTCACGGCCAGCGGACGCCCGTTGTGGTCTTTTTCGTTCAGGGCCGAAATCGCCGAACGGGCCGCATTGTCGTCGGCCATTTCGACGAATCCAAAACCCTTGCTCCGGCCGGTTTCCCGATCCTGGATCACTTGCGCGCTGCGAACGACGCCGAACTGGGCAAACAATTGTTCGAGATCCGCGTCCGACATTTCATACGTAAGATTGCCAACGTACAACTTCTTTCCCATACCACGACTCCACACAGAATGGGGGGCAACCAGAAAGGTCCGGGTCGCTTCGGAGCGGCCCGATGTGGAGGCCAGCCAAGGGGCATGGCACAAGAAGAAACACGGGGCAGAAGAGCACCGCCAATTCAAGTCGTCACGCCGATAACACCATTCTACACAATCCCTGCCGCCGCGATAGGGGAAACGCGGCGATCGCCATGCTGCCGTCGATTGCCGGCATCCGGGATCCCCGCGTTCGTCGTGCGTTGCGCCGGTTTAGCCGCTTCGTGCGCCTCGTCGGTTTCGCCTTCGAGCCAAATCCATGCGGCAGCGCGATTTCGCCGACACCGTCTTTCTCCGCGCCCAGCGGCGCCCCGACGGAACGCGAACATTCCGCATCTCTCAGGGGCGAGCCCCTCGAGAGGAGCTTTGGCGTTGAGTTATACGATGAGATGTTTGCCGATCAACTCGAGCGCGGGAGGTAAATTTTAGGCCACCATTTCCGTTCGAGGGCGCCACGCCCACGGCCCTGCATGCGCGTGCAAGCGGTTCACATGCCGACACGCAACGCCGCGGGTATCGCGCCCATTTCCAACGAATCCGGCCAAACCCGGCCTTATTCAGCTACGGTGCCGGGGCTATGGCGTTTTCCGCTCAGTGGTTACGATAAGGGAGACGGCAGGCAGCGACCATAAGCCGAATCCAAACCCCGCAGGCATTGCGCTTTTTCCCATGGCAGGTCATTCCCATTGGGCGAATATCGCCCGCAAGAAGTCGTCGGTCGATAACAAACGCGGCAAGCTTTGGAGCAAGTTGGCCAAGGGGATCATCGTCGCCGCAAAAACAGGCGGCGGCGACCCGGCCATGAACCTCCGGCTCCGCTACGCCATCGACGCCGCCCGGGCCGTCAGCATGCCGAACGATAATATCGCCCGGGCCATCAAAACCGGAACCGGCGAACTGGCCGGCGGCAATCTCGAAGGAATGTTCTACGAAGGCTATGGCGCGGGGGGCGTCGCCGTGCTGTGCGAAATTCTCACCGACAACCGCAACCGCACCGCTCCGGAAATTCGCAAGATCTTCGAAATGTGCGACGGAAAACTCGGGGCCACCGGCTGCGTGGCCTGGATGTTCGAACGCAAGGGCCTGCTGTTGATTCCGGCCGACAAGGTGGAAGAAGAACGGCTATTGGAAATCGCGCTCGAGGCCGGGGCCGACGATGTGCGCCGCGACGGCAACAAATTCGAAGTCACGTGCGATCCGCAAGTGTTCCAACCCGTATGCGACGCTCTTGCCGCGTCCGGCATCGAAGCCGAATCGAAAGAGATCACCCGCATCCCGACCACCACGGTCGACCTCGACGATCCCGAAACTGCCCGCAAGGTGCTGAACCTGATGGAGCGGCTCGACAATCACGACGATGTGCAAAGCGTGTCGGCGAATTTCAGCATCCCCGACGAAGCGATGGCCCAGATCGCGCAAGGGTAGGTTTGCGTTTGGATTGGATGCCGCTTCGATGCCATGTTAGCGGCAGGGCGCTAGCCGCCGTTCGAATTCGATGCTGCGGCTCAAAAGAACCGGCGGCTAGCGCCTTGCCGCTCACGGCACGCACATCCCCGCGAGAATAATTCCCCATGCCTTGGATCGCAGAACGTGCGGAAGAAATCGGCTGGAATCGGCTCGAGCATTTGATGCACGAAACCGTCACCCAGGCGCGGCATCGCATTTGCGCCCATCCCAAGCGCGTGCTGCTGCTTCCGCCGGATATCACGCGGATGCATTCCGGCGCCGGCCGGATCACCGAAATACTCTACAACCTGTTCCGCGAACAAGACGACGCCGAAGTCCACGTTATCCCCACGCTCGGCCAACATGCCTACCACACGGCCGACGAGAATCGCCGCATGTTCGGCTCGATTCCGAATTCCCACATCCATCATCATGATTGGCGCGGCGGCTGTGTCGCGGTCGGCGAGATACCGGGCCGGTTCGTCGATCATGCAAGCGACGGTCATGCCGATTGGTCGATCCCCATCGAGCTGAACCGCATGCTCGTCGAGCATCAATGGGACTTGGTCATCAACGTCGGCCACGTCGTGCCGCACGAAGTGCTCGGCTTCGCCAACCACAATAAGAACTATTTCATCGGCCTGGGGGGCAAGGAAACGATCTGCAAATCGCACATGATGGCCGCGGCCTGCGGCATCGAAAACAATCTCGGCAACCTCATCACGCCGCTCCGCGCTTGCTTCAATCGGGCCGAGGATGAATTCCTTTCCCGGCTGCCAGATCTATATGTGCAGGTCGTGCTGAATCGCAATGCCCACGGGCATTTGGTTCACACGGGCCTGTATGTGGGCGACGATTTGGAAACCTACTTGGCCGCGGCCCGGCATTCGCGCGAGGCGAATGTCACCGTACTCGAAGAGCCGATCGAGCGGATCGTGTGCGTGATGCAAGGCGACGAGTTTTTCAGCACCTGGGTGGCCAACAAAGCCATCTATCGCACGCGAATGGCGATTGCCGACGGCGGCGAGTTGATCATCATCGCCCCGGGCCTGAAGCGCTTCGGCGAGCAACCGGAGGTCGACATGCTCATTCGCAAATATGGCTACGTCGGCACGGAGCGCGTGATGGCGCAGTATCGCGAAAATGCCGACATGCAAGATTTGGCCCACGCCACGGCCCACCTGATCCACGGCTCGACCGAAGGTCGCTTCACCGTCACCTACGCCCCCGGCGATCTAACG is part of the Pirellulales bacterium genome and harbors:
- a CDS encoding RNA-binding protein; translated protein: MGKKLYVGNLTYEMSDADLEQLFAQFGVVRSAQVIQDRETGRSKGFGFVEMADDNAARSAISALNEKDHNGRPLAVNEARPREDRPRGGGGGGRGGYGRR
- a CDS encoding YebC/PmpR family DNA-binding transcriptional regulator, producing the protein MAGHSHWANIARKKSSVDNKRGKLWSKLAKGIIVAAKTGGGDPAMNLRLRYAIDAARAVSMPNDNIARAIKTGTGELAGGNLEGMFYEGYGAGGVAVLCEILTDNRNRTAPEIRKIFEMCDGKLGATGCVAWMFERKGLLLIPADKVEEERLLEIALEAGADDVRRDGNKFEVTCDPQVFQPVCDALAASGIEAESKEITRIPTTTVDLDDPETARKVLNLMERLDNHDDVQSVSANFSIPDEAMAQIAQG
- a CDS encoding lactate racemase domain-containing protein encodes the protein MPWIAERAEEIGWNRLEHLMHETVTQARHRICAHPKRVLLLPPDITRMHSGAGRITEILYNLFREQDDAEVHVIPTLGQHAYHTADENRRMFGSIPNSHIHHHDWRGGCVAVGEIPGRFVDHASDGHADWSIPIELNRMLVEHQWDLVINVGHVVPHEVLGFANHNKNYFIGLGGKETICKSHMMAAACGIENNLGNLITPLRACFNRAEDEFLSRLPDLYVQVVLNRNAHGHLVHTGLYVGDDLETYLAAARHSREANVTVLEEPIERIVCVMQGDEFFSTWVANKAIYRTRMAIADGGELIIIAPGLKRFGEQPEVDMLIRKYGYVGTERVMAQYRENADMQDLAHATAHLIHGSTEGRFTVTYAPGDLTKEDIESVNYKYADIGEVVKRYQPQHRQEGWNLTGDGERFFYIPTPSAGLWAMRKKLFDRPGGFGDG